A region of Apus apus isolate bApuApu2 chromosome 14, bApuApu2.pri.cur, whole genome shotgun sequence DNA encodes the following proteins:
- the ELFN1 gene encoding protein ELFN1 — protein sequence MAGRRWAVTSALCVCVAAVSLLHTGGVRADCWLIEGDKGFVWLAICSQNQPPYESIPQQINSTIVDLRLNDNKIKSVQYASLSRFGNLTYLNLTKNEISYIEDGAFSGQFNLQVLQLGYNRLRNLTEGILRGLGKLEYLYLQANLIETVTPNAFWECPNIVNIDLSMNRIQRLDSNTFRGLNKLSVCELYSNPFYCSCELLGFLQWLEAFTNMTRTYDRMQCDSPPDYVGYYLLGQGRTGYRNALSMLSSLCTGGSYTVIPRFIPPRYQVTTTPSESPCSEEECSSGDGTTPQFALFTPIGETEVRPNIQVKHLNHNSAVLTVQIPYPFSKMYILSQFENGFSSMITKLRKKEENITVSNLVAQRDYTYCVVSVHQYSKYNHTCVTITPTRPNRKEPVPTPSTATHYIMTILGCLFGMVIVLGVVYYCLRKRRQQEEKHKKAAGSMKKTIIELKYGPEMETTSITQLSQGQMLGGETVTRIPYLPSAGEVEQYKLIDTSETPKATKGNYMEVRTGDQPERRDCELSLPPDTQSSVAEISTIAKEVDKVNQIINNCIDALKSESTSFQGVKSGAVSTVEPQLVLLSEQIPSKHGFLSPVYKESYNHPLQRHHSMEAAPKRSSTSSSGSIRSPRSYRSEGSGHKSEAKYIEKTSPTTDTILTVTPAAAILRAEAEKIRQYSEHRHSYPGSHQGDQHDSMAGRKPSILEPLTRPRPRDLAYSQLSPQYHNLSYTSSPEYTCKPSHSIWERFKLNRKRHKDEEEYMAAGHALRKKVQFAKDEDLHDILDYWKGVSAQQKS from the coding sequence ATGGCAGGTCGCCGGTGGGCCGTGACGTCAGCCCTCTGCGTGTGCGTGGCAGCTGTCTCTCTCCTGCACACCGGCGGGGTGCGGGCAGACTGCTGGCTCATTGAGGGGGACAAGGGCTTTGTCTGGTTGGCCATCTGCAGCCAAAACCAGCCTCCCTACGAGTCCATCCCCCAGCAAATCAACAGCACCATCGTGGACTTGCGGCTGAACGACAACAAGATCAAGAGCGTGCAGTACGCCTCGCTCAGCCGCTTTGGCAACCTGACATACCTCAACCTGACGAAGAACGAGATCTCCTACATCGAGGACGGTGCCTTTTCAGGACAGTTCAAcctccaggtgctgcagctgggttACAACCGACTGAGGAACCTCACTGAGGGCATCCTCCGGGGCCTGGGGAAGCTGGAGTACCTCTATCTCCAGGCCAACCTCATTGAGACTGTCACGCCCAATGCCTTCTGGGAGTGCCCCAACATAGTGAACATTGACCTATCCATGAACAGGATCCAGAGACTCGACAGCAACACTTTTCGGGGCCTAAACAAGCTCTCTGTCTGTGAACTCTACAGTAACCCCTTCTACTGCTCCTGTGAGCTCCTCGGCTTCCTGCAATGGCTGGAGGCTTTCACCAACATGACACGCACGTATGATCGGATGCAGTGCGACTCCCCACCCGACTACGTGGGCTACTACTTGTTAGGCCAAGGCCGGACTGGCTACCGCAATGCTCTGAGCATGCTCTCTTCCCTTTGCACCGGTGGTTCCTACACTGTGATCCCTCGTTTTATCCCTCCCAGGTACCAGGTGACCACAACACCCTCTGAAAGCCCCTGCTCCGAGGAGGAGTGCTCCTCTGGCGATGGCACGACCCCACAGTTCGCCCTCTTCACGCCCATCGGTGAGACAGAGGTGCGCCCCAACATCCAGGTGAAGCACCTCAACCACAACTCAGCCGTCCTCACCGTTCAGATCCCCTACCCCTTCAGCAAGATGTACATCCTCTCCCAGTTCGAAAACGGCTTCTCCTCCATGATCACCAAGCTcaggaagaaggaggagaacATCACCGTGAGCAACCTAGTAGCACAAAGAGATTACACCTATTGTGTAGTCTCTGTCCACCAATACTCCAAGTACAACCACACCTGCGTCACCATCACACCCACCAGACCCAACCGCAAGGAGCCAGTGCCCACCCCTTCCACTGCCACTCATTATATCATGACAATCCTAGGCTGTCTCTTTGGCATGGTGATTGTCCTGGGAGTTGTGTATTACTGTCTCCGAAAGAGGCgccagcaggaggagaagcacAAAAAGGCTGCTGGTAGTATGAAGAAGACCATCATCGAGCTGAAATATGGGCCAGAAATGGAAACCACCAGCATCACCCAGCTGTCCCAGGGACAGATGCTGGGTGGGGAGACAGTGACCCGCATCCCCTACTTGCCTTCTGCTGGTGAGGTCGAGCAGTACAAGCTGATTGACACCAGCGAGACACCCAAGGCCACCAAGGGCAACTACATGGAAGTGAGGACAGGTGACCAGCCCGAGAGGCGAGACTGTGAGCTGTCCCTGCCGCCAGACACCCAGAGCTCCGTGGCTGAGATCTCCACCATTGCCAAGGAGGTGGACAAGGTGAACCAGATCATCAACAACTGCATCGATGCCTTGAAATCTGAGTCCACCTCCTTCCAAGGAGTGAAATCGGGGGCAGTCTCCACAGTGGAGCCTCAGCTGGTACTCTTATCAGAGCAGATCCCCAGCAAGCACGGATTCCTCTCCCCCGTCTACAAGGAAAGCTACAACCACCCTCTCCAGCGGCACCACAGCATGGAAGCAGCCCCTAAACGTTCCAGCACCTCTTCCAGTGGCTCCATACGGAGCCCCAGGTCCTACCGCTCCGAGGGATCGGGCCACAAATCTGAAGCCAAATACATCGAGAAGACGTCCCCCACCACTGACACCATCCTCACTGTGACCCCGGCCGCGGCCATCCTGCGGGCAGAGGCGGAGAAGATCCGTCAGTACAGCGAACACCGGCACTCGTACCCCGGCTCGCACCAAGGGGACCAGCACGACAGCATGGCGGGGAGGAAGCCCTCTATCCTGGAGCCTCTGACCCGTCCTCGCCCCAGAGACCTGGCCtattcccagctctctcctcaATATCACAACCTGAGCTACACCTCCAGCCCAGAGTACACCTGCAAACCATCGCACAGCATCTGGGAGCGCTTCAAACTCAACCGCAAGCGGCACAAAGATGAGGAGGAGTACATGGCAGCCGGCCACGCCCTGCGCAAAAAGGTCCAGTTTGCCAAAGACGAGGATCTTCACGACATCTTAGACTACTGGAAGGGTGTCTCTGCCCAGCAAAAGTCCTGA